The following are encoded together in the Deinococcus soli (ex Cha et al. 2016) genome:
- a CDS encoding PHP-associated domain-containing protein, protein MQNNIVWRDGVQVMRVDLHMHTEVSHDCRTPLRDIPGWMLRTNTRVIAVTDHDQQRGGPELQAIIRDQGLDDRLSVIPGEEVTTSEGELIGLFLQERIPPKLTPEETVSEIRAQGGLVLLQHGFDPLKRYRLRPEATERIAADIDIVETFNSRLSRHHWNRAAAEWAQTRGLPMSAGSDAHTLRDIGEAWVETPFRTVNTPAQLLEALREGVVAGRWTHPAYAFGQKQWRNFNSQFRR, encoded by the coding sequence ATGCAGAACAACATCGTGTGGCGGGATGGGGTGCAGGTCATGCGCGTGGACCTGCACATGCACACGGAAGTCAGTCATGACTGCCGTACGCCCCTGCGGGACATTCCCGGCTGGATGCTCCGCACGAACACCCGCGTGATCGCCGTGACGGACCACGACCAGCAGCGCGGCGGCCCGGAGTTGCAGGCCATCATCCGCGACCAGGGCCTCGACGACCGCCTGAGCGTCATCCCCGGCGAGGAGGTCACGACCAGCGAGGGCGAGTTAATCGGCCTGTTCCTCCAGGAGCGCATCCCCCCGAAACTCACGCCCGAGGAGACCGTGAGCGAGATCAGGGCGCAGGGGGGGCTGGTGCTCCTCCAGCATGGCTTCGATCCCCTCAAGCGCTACCGCCTGCGGCCCGAGGCGACCGAGCGGATCGCGGCGGACATCGACATTGTCGAGACGTTCAATTCCCGTCTGTCCCGTCACCACTGGAACCGCGCGGCGGCCGAGTGGGCGCAGACGCGCGGGCTGCCCATGAGTGCCGGGAGTGATGCCCATACCCTGCGCGACATCGGCGAGGCGTGGGTGGAGACGCCCTTCCGCACGGTGAACACGCCCGCGCAGCTGCTGGAGGCCCTTCGGGAAGGCGTCGTGGCGGGCCGCTGGACGCACCCAGCGTACGCCTTCGGGCAGAAGCAGTGGCGCAACTTTAACAGCCAGTTCCGCCGATAA
- a CDS encoding diacylglycerol/lipid kinase family protein: MTAPDSLAPEGAPAPAQRGPATLIYNTNAGGSRHASPDDLVSAIHAVGFTPVYRATSSEEDLKEALDGVEGTVFVAGGDGTQRAVALTLAGRPEVTLAVIPMGTANNVARTLGVQGEPLDVIAAYGRAEVRPFDLGRVEGPWGEDLFLEACGCGAFADVMAEYDPEEGKSPLRAVQALTTTLTTFDPPPVRITLDGQEEPDTPFALLEVMNTKATGPRLRLATNADPADGQLDVVRIDATGREGLLTYLAALARDDFEALSSVESTRAGRVEIPYTGQAFHVDAEVRPPMQGVTGRVLIEAWPGALSMLVPVAEQTAAPDTTTGEG, encoded by the coding sequence ATGACCGCACCTGATTCCCTCGCCCCGGAGGGCGCCCCTGCACCCGCGCAGCGTGGCCCCGCGACGCTGATCTATAACACGAACGCGGGGGGTAGCAGGCACGCGTCGCCGGACGATCTGGTCAGCGCCATTCATGCCGTCGGCTTCACGCCCGTGTACCGCGCGACCAGCTCCGAGGAAGACCTGAAAGAAGCGCTGGACGGCGTGGAGGGCACGGTGTTCGTGGCGGGCGGGGACGGTACGCAGCGGGCGGTGGCGCTGACGCTGGCGGGCCGCCCGGAGGTGACCCTGGCGGTCATTCCGATGGGCACGGCGAACAACGTGGCGCGGACGCTGGGCGTGCAGGGCGAGCCGCTGGACGTGATCGCCGCGTACGGCCGCGCGGAGGTCCGGCCGTTCGACCTGGGCCGCGTGGAGGGCCCCTGGGGTGAGGACCTGTTCCTGGAGGCGTGTGGGTGCGGGGCGTTCGCGGACGTGATGGCCGAGTACGACCCGGAGGAAGGCAAGAGTCCCCTGCGGGCCGTGCAGGCCCTCACGACGACCCTGACGACCTTCGACCCGCCGCCCGTGCGGATCACGCTGGACGGGCAGGAGGAACCGGACACGCCGTTCGCGCTGCTGGAGGTCATGAACACGAAGGCGACCGGGCCGAGGCTACGCCTGGCGACGAATGCCGATCCGGCGGACGGGCAGCTGGACGTGGTGCGGATTGACGCGACGGGCCGCGAGGGGCTGCTGACGTACCTCGCGGCGCTCGCGCGGGATGACTTCGAGGCCCTGAGCAGTGTCGAGAGCACCCGCGCGGGCCGCGTGGAGATCCCGTACACCGGTCAGGCGTTCCACGTGGATGCGGAGGTCCGGCCGCCCATGCAGGGCGTGACGGGTCGCGTGCTGATCGAGGCGTGGCCGGGCGCGCTGAGCATGCTGGTGCCGGTCGCTGAACAGACCGCCGCTCCTGACACCACGACCGGGGAGGGCTGA
- a CDS encoding diacylglycerol/lipid kinase family protein has translation MPPAPALLIHNPGAGTSHRADPAQLQAALRDAGFDVEYRPTRTPHDLGPALSGPLPGPVFIAGGDGTFRAAALHLAGRDATVGVIPLGTSNNIARTLGLTGDPVDIARAYLTATRHPFDAGRVQAPWGDDVFFEAFGCGLFADLLHAYDPTAPKSPLRAAQAVLTTLPGFQAQPVPTCIDGHPSPAPPLTLLEIMNIQSTGNGLHLAPDAHPGDGLLNLIRVNGQQRDSLAAYATAMLRGQFDTLPSVQEDVAATFTLHATGQHVGQVFHVDGETRTHPGGPVHVQVWAGALHVLRPD, from the coding sequence ATGCCCCCCGCACCCGCCCTGCTGATCCACAACCCCGGCGCCGGTACCAGCCACCGCGCCGACCCTGCCCAGCTGCAGGCGGCGCTGCGGGACGCCGGATTCGACGTCGAGTACCGCCCCACCCGCACCCCGCACGACCTCGGCCCGGCCCTGAGCGGCCCGCTGCCCGGCCCGGTGTTCATCGCCGGGGGGGACGGCACCTTCCGCGCCGCCGCGCTGCACCTCGCGGGACGGGACGCCACGGTCGGCGTGATCCCGCTGGGCACCTCGAACAACATTGCCCGCACGCTGGGCCTGACCGGCGACCCCGTGGACATTGCCCGCGCGTACCTCACCGCCACGCGGCACCCGTTCGACGCGGGCCGCGTCCAGGCCCCCTGGGGCGACGACGTGTTCTTTGAGGCGTTCGGCTGCGGCCTGTTCGCCGACCTGCTGCACGCCTACGACCCCACCGCACCCAAGAGCCCCCTGCGGGCCGCGCAGGCCGTCCTGACCACCCTGCCCGGCTTCCAGGCGCAACCTGTCCCCACCTGCATCGACGGGCACCCCAGCCCCGCGCCGCCCCTGACCCTGCTGGAAATCATGAACATCCAGTCCACCGGGAACGGCCTGCACCTCGCGCCCGACGCGCACCCAGGCGACGGCCTGCTGAACCTCATCCGCGTGAACGGCCAGCAGCGCGACAGCCTCGCCGCGTACGCCACCGCCATGCTCCGCGGGCAATTCGACACGCTGCCCAGCGTGCAGGAGGACGTCGCCGCCACCTTCACCCTGCACGCCACCGGCCAGCACGTCGGGCAGGTGTTCCACGTGGACGGCGAAACCCGCACGCACCCCGGCGGCCCCGTCCACGTTCAGGTATGGGCGGGCGCGCTGCACGTCCTCCGACCCGACTGA
- a CDS encoding AAA family ATPase: MSYSISSLDNKNFEWFSKNPNCKSLKSIEVSYGKIRQIQSIEIDFKYPITAIAGKNGSGKSTLLAIIACAYHNKQNGYNPYKGKNTYYTFKDFFIETQTDTPMDDHILIRYGIYYNKWRQNKSDQNQERIGFQSRKRSYKKWNDYSTRISRNVVFISTDRIAPKYMTSIGRNHKKLLETNTGNSEAIINSVSNIMGRSFQDLKRREYSKHRITQIRHNNTTYSSFNMGAGEDSLFEIMHVLHNCPNETLILIDEIELGLHEEAQSRLLNELKNICQKKCLQIIFTTHSSCVMNALPPEGRLFIESNDQAVKIISEISTKFATGKLSGKADHELSIYTEDDICETALIRGLDNELVRRSKILPIGSALAVVRHASEMLKEDANRKFICLIDGDKKQNAKGL, translated from the coding sequence ATGTCATACTCCATATCCAGTCTCGATAATAAGAACTTTGAATGGTTCTCAAAAAATCCTAACTGCAAATCACTGAAATCAATCGAGGTATCTTACGGAAAAATACGACAAATACAGTCGATAGAAATCGATTTTAAATATCCCATCACCGCGATAGCGGGCAAGAATGGATCAGGCAAGTCAACTCTACTAGCAATTATAGCATGTGCTTACCATAATAAGCAAAATGGTTATAATCCTTATAAAGGAAAAAATACATACTATACTTTCAAAGATTTTTTCATAGAAACCCAGACAGATACACCTATGGATGACCATATATTAATAAGATATGGGATATACTACAACAAGTGGAGACAAAACAAGTCGGATCAAAATCAAGAAAGAATAGGTTTTCAATCCAGAAAAAGGAGCTATAAGAAATGGAATGATTATTCAACCAGAATTAGCCGCAATGTGGTATTTATCAGCACTGATAGAATAGCTCCTAAATATATGACATCGATCGGAAGAAATCATAAAAAGCTACTCGAAACCAATACTGGAAATTCCGAAGCTATTATTAATTCGGTGAGTAATATAATGGGGCGATCATTTCAGGATTTAAAGAGGAGAGAGTATTCCAAGCACCGAATAACCCAGATCCGTCACAATAATACTACGTATTCAAGCTTCAATATGGGAGCAGGTGAGGATTCTCTATTTGAAATAATGCACGTACTGCACAATTGTCCGAATGAAACGCTAATTTTAATAGACGAGATAGAATTAGGACTTCACGAAGAAGCTCAATCAAGACTCTTAAATGAGTTAAAAAATATTTGCCAAAAGAAATGCTTACAGATTATATTTACAACCCACTCTTCCTGCGTGATGAATGCCCTACCTCCAGAAGGGCGGCTGTTTATTGAATCAAATGATCAAGCAGTTAAAATAATTTCTGAAATTTCAACAAAATTTGCTACCGGTAAACTTTCCGGAAAGGCCGATCACGAACTATCCATCTATACAGAAGACGATATTTGCGAGACAGCTTTAATACGCGGACTAGATAACGAACTCGTCAGAAGATCCAAAATACTACCGATTGGTAGCGCGCTAGCCGTGGTTAGACATGCCTCCGAAATGCTCAAAGAAGACGCAAATAGAAAATTTATCTGCCTAATAGATGGAGATAAAAAACAGAATGCGAAAGGCTTATAA
- a CDS encoding adenosylcobalamin-dependent ribonucleoside-diphosphate reductase — MTTLSAQPLTNFDENAHHIAKRQYLQGTDGDLSGMFRRIATWVAGAEEAGAREHWAQAYYDLMAEKKFCPGGRVLAGAGTQHGNVLNCFVQGATEHAPHTFEGVMEVAKKLALVTKVGGGNGVNLDVYTPRAESSRPDTGVRGWVYMSAAHADVQDFIEGLMRPPTQPDGEKQPIAVRNWTRVVYGQVIRPELVALARANGVSVVKAMPEGVQAVPDDMGGIIDAARKIAEDAKTGLEPRLDLSSMRPEGAPIKGSGGTSSGPVSFLLEIFDNFLEWANRGAEQSGPINTLRFVYAPVLRVVRQGGTRRGAGMATISIEHPDVLDFLTAKDLDREAAEGDISTFNISILVSSAFWDTLQAGGLWPVNAQDVPGKYYLAPQKGTFKGTLPSLPTRAEDDAQGVPVYTDKTGKTSIPAQWLWDQIAQHAWSTGEPGLIFVDRINEYSALKNLGERYQIRSTNPCGEIPLTVGEPCDLGAINLAAYVQNSAFDYDTFRADVRTCVRFLDDVLDVNVFALEDNRVASQDLRRLGLGVMGLADALIKLGLRYDSEAGRDTIYDIMSALREEAIAESERLGEERGIYPVYTRNAEQIPHAPRRNVAVLTVAPTGTTSMLMGVSSGIEPIFSPFIWRKIGSEYRALLAPLFVELLETYPAPQGMTKDGGWDWDKVTEAVSENHGSVVGLPFIPDALQQVFVCAHDIKPVDHVRMQGTVQRAFDAEGHAANSLSKTINLPNDATVQDVQDAYSEAYKTGCKGITVYRDGSRQFQVLSTSKKKAKTEEPTAEVSASADVMGEQVSSEPAKTDVQPATPKVTAAPAKPTYERPTRLRGITDMVKLTDPTSGHRRSFLVTVNELGGKPVEVMVISGRAGDEANADSEALGRVVSIALQHGVPAQAIVKTLRGINGGLYGSYNGRLVGSKADLIAVALETFQKDLDAAKLPPLAGGSTDTAQPVTSAAPSGVSVDGMARERCPVCEEKAVIREEGCLKCQACGYSKCG, encoded by the coding sequence GTGACCACCCTGAGCGCCCAGCCCCTGACCAACTTCGACGAGAATGCCCACCACATTGCCAAGCGGCAGTACCTGCAAGGCACGGACGGCGACCTGAGCGGCATGTTCCGCCGCATCGCCACCTGGGTGGCCGGCGCCGAGGAGGCGGGCGCGCGCGAGCACTGGGCGCAGGCGTACTACGACCTGATGGCCGAGAAGAAATTCTGCCCCGGCGGGCGCGTCCTGGCCGGTGCGGGCACGCAGCACGGCAACGTCCTGAACTGCTTCGTGCAGGGCGCCACCGAGCACGCCCCGCACACCTTCGAGGGCGTGATGGAAGTCGCGAAGAAACTCGCGCTGGTCACGAAGGTCGGCGGCGGGAACGGCGTGAACCTGGACGTGTACACGCCCCGCGCCGAGAGCAGCCGCCCCGACACCGGCGTGCGCGGCTGGGTGTACATGAGCGCCGCGCACGCGGACGTGCAGGACTTCATCGAGGGTCTCATGCGCCCCCCCACCCAGCCCGACGGTGAGAAGCAACCCATCGCCGTGCGCAACTGGACGCGCGTGGTGTACGGGCAGGTCATCAGGCCGGAACTGGTCGCGCTGGCCCGCGCCAACGGCGTATCGGTCGTCAAGGCCATGCCCGAAGGCGTGCAGGCCGTGCCGGACGACATGGGCGGCATCATCGACGCGGCCCGCAAGATCGCCGAGGACGCGAAGACCGGCCTGGAACCCCGCCTGGACCTGAGCAGCATGCGCCCCGAGGGTGCCCCCATCAAGGGCTCGGGCGGCACGAGCAGCGGCCCCGTCAGCTTCCTGCTGGAGATCTTCGACAACTTCCTGGAATGGGCCAACCGCGGCGCCGAGCAGAGCGGCCCGATCAACACCCTGCGCTTCGTGTACGCCCCCGTGCTGCGCGTCGTGCGTCAGGGCGGCACCCGGCGCGGCGCGGGCATGGCCACGATCAGCATCGAGCATCCGGACGTGCTGGACTTCCTGACCGCCAAGGACCTCGACCGCGAGGCCGCCGAGGGCGACATCAGCACCTTCAACATCAGCATCCTGGTCAGCAGCGCCTTCTGGGACACCCTCCAGGCGGGCGGCCTGTGGCCCGTGAACGCGCAGGACGTGCCCGGCAAGTACTACCTCGCGCCGCAGAAGGGCACGTTCAAGGGCACCCTCCCCAGCCTGCCCACCCGCGCCGAGGACGACGCGCAGGGCGTCCCCGTGTACACCGACAAGACCGGCAAAACCAGCATCCCCGCCCAGTGGCTGTGGGACCAGATCGCGCAGCACGCCTGGAGCACCGGCGAACCCGGCCTGATCTTCGTGGACCGCATCAACGAATACAGCGCTCTGAAGAACCTCGGCGAGCGGTACCAGATCCGCAGCACCAACCCCTGCGGCGAGATTCCCCTGACCGTCGGTGAACCCTGCGACCTGGGCGCCATCAACCTCGCCGCTTACGTCCAGAACAGCGCCTTCGATTACGACACGTTCCGCGCGGACGTCCGCACCTGCGTGCGCTTCCTGGACGACGTGCTCGACGTGAACGTGTTCGCACTGGAAGACAACCGCGTCGCCAGCCAGGACCTGCGCCGCCTGGGCCTGGGCGTCATGGGCCTCGCCGACGCCCTCATCAAACTCGGCCTGCGCTACGACAGCGAAGCGGGCCGCGACACCATCTACGACATCATGAGCGCCCTGCGCGAGGAAGCCATCGCGGAAAGCGAACGCCTGGGCGAGGAACGCGGCATCTACCCCGTGTACACCCGCAACGCCGAACAGATCCCCCACGCGCCCCGCCGCAACGTCGCCGTGCTGACCGTCGCCCCCACCGGCACCACCAGCATGCTCATGGGCGTCAGTAGCGGCATCGAACCCATCTTCAGCCCGTTCATCTGGCGCAAGATCGGCAGCGAATACCGCGCCCTCCTCGCCCCGCTGTTCGTCGAACTGCTCGAAACGTACCCCGCCCCCCAGGGCATGACGAAGGACGGAGGCTGGGACTGGGACAAGGTCACCGAAGCCGTCAGCGAAAACCACGGCTCGGTCGTCGGCCTGCCCTTCATCCCCGACGCCCTCCAGCAGGTGTTCGTCTGCGCGCACGACATCAAACCCGTCGACCACGTCCGCATGCAGGGCACCGTGCAACGCGCCTTCGACGCCGAAGGGCACGCCGCCAACAGCCTGTCCAAGACCATCAACCTCCCCAACGACGCCACCGTCCAGGACGTGCAGGACGCCTACAGCGAAGCGTACAAGACCGGCTGCAAAGGCATCACCGTGTACCGCGACGGCTCTAGGCAGTTCCAGGTCCTGAGCACCAGCAAGAAAAAAGCCAAGACCGAAGAACCCACCGCCGAAGTCAGCGCCAGCGCCGACGTCATGGGCGAACAGGTCAGCAGCGAACCCGCCAAAACCGACGTTCAACCCGCCACCCCCAAAGTGACCGCCGCGCCCGCCAAACCCACCTACGAACGTCCCACCCGACTGCGCGGCATCACCGACATGGTCAAACTCACCGACCCCACCAGCGGCCACCGCCGCAGCTTCCTCGTCACCGTCAACGAACTCGGCGGCAAACCCGTCGAAGTCATGGTCATCAGCGGCCGCGCCGGAGACGAAGCGAACGCCGACAGCGAAGCTCTCGGCCGCGTCGTCAGCATCGCCCTCCAACACGGCGTCCCCGCCCAGGCCATCGTCAAAACCCTCCGAGGCATCAACGGCGGCCTGTACGGCAGCTACAACGGCCGCCTCGTCGGTTCAAAGGCCGACCTGATCGCCGTCGCCCTGGAAACCTTCCAGAAAGACCTCGACGCCGCCAAACTCCCCCCCCTCGCCGGAGGCAGCACCGACACCGCCCAACCCGTCACCAGCGCCGCGCCCAGTGGCGTCAGCGTGGACGGCATGGCGCGCGAGCGGTGCCCGGTGTGCGAGGAGAAAGCCGTGATCCGCGAGGAAGGCTGCCTGAAATGCCAAGCCTGCGGCTACAGCAAATGCGGCTGA
- a CDS encoding NAD(P)H-dependent glycerol-3-phosphate dehydrogenase has protein sequence MNGLPVLGAGGWGTALAVNAARNGPVRLWARRADFARTLAEQRVNAAYLPGVTLPAGLEVTAHLGEAITDAPFALVVVPSVGVPDLLAALPRDLGVVLCAKGLAPDGGQLSVLARQLGFTRVAVLSGPNHAEEIGRGLPAATVVASRDGGFARSVQAALMTPGLRVYTSDDETGVELGGVLKNVMAVAAGLVDGLNLGDNAKSALITRGLREMNRYLTALGAREETVYGLSGLGDLVATATSRHSRNRAAGEAIARGEHPGQGGKVVEGLRTAGLLDAWAAAHGHDLPIVRAVAHVTRGEWTPGDGVARLMEREAKPEQH, from the coding sequence GTGAACGGGCTGCCGGTGCTGGGCGCGGGCGGCTGGGGCACGGCGCTCGCGGTGAACGCGGCGCGCAACGGCCCGGTGCGACTGTGGGCGCGCCGCGCGGACTTCGCGCGGACGCTGGCCGAGCAGCGGGTGAACGCGGCGTACCTGCCGGGCGTGACGCTCCCGGCGGGCCTGGAGGTCACGGCCCACCTGGGCGAGGCGATCACGGACGCGCCGTTCGCGCTGGTCGTGGTGCCCAGCGTGGGCGTGCCGGACCTGCTCGCGGCGCTGCCGCGTGACCTGGGTGTGGTGCTGTGCGCCAAGGGCCTCGCGCCGGACGGGGGGCAGCTGAGCGTGCTGGCGCGGCAGCTGGGGTTCACGCGCGTGGCGGTCCTGAGCGGCCCGAATCACGCCGAGGAGATCGGGCGGGGCCTGCCCGCCGCCACCGTCGTCGCCAGCCGCGACGGTGGCTTCGCCCGGTCCGTGCAGGCGGCGCTGATGACGCCGGGCCTGCGCGTGTACACCAGCGACGACGAGACCGGCGTGGAACTGGGCGGCGTGCTGAAGAATGTCATGGCGGTCGCGGCCGGACTGGTGGACGGCCTGAACCTGGGCGACAACGCCAAGTCCGCGCTGATCACGCGCGGCCTGCGCGAGATGAACCGCTACCTGACCGCGCTGGGCGCCCGCGAGGAGACCGTGTATGGCCTGAGTGGCCTGGGCGATCTGGTCGCCACGGCCACCAGTCGTCACAGCCGCAACCGCGCGGCGGGCGAGGCCATCGCGCGCGGCGAGCATCCGGGGCAGGGCGGGAAGGTCGTGGAGGGCCTACGCACGGCAGGCCTGCTGGACGCGTGGGCGGCGGCGCACGGGCATGACCTGCCGATCGTGCGGGCAGTGGCGCACGTCACGCGCGGCGAGTGGACGCCGGGAGACGGCGTGGCGCGCCTGATGGAACGCGAGGCGAAACCCGAGCAGCACTGA
- a CDS encoding class I SAM-dependent DNA methyltransferase: protein MQRQPFTALAAVYDAIMADVEYDHWSDFVLSFARDGGLAGPGRALDLACGTGGFTRELRAAGWDVTGLDFSEAMLAEARVRLPGVPFVQGDLRTFDLGERFGLVTCVFDSLNNLLTPGDLGAALARARAHLSPGGLLAFDVNTRLGVRELWEGDAIEGLAPLPDGGEVHYHWSHHYDAEADVGVVQAFCRVDEQEFVETHRERGYDPADLEPLLGAAGFARWEIVEYPDYAPPEPDAPRVWVFAWAGEA, encoded by the coding sequence ATGCAGAGGCAGCCTTTTACCGCTCTGGCGGCCGTGTATGACGCGATCATGGCGGACGTGGAGTATGACCACTGGTCGGATTTCGTCCTGTCGTTCGCGCGGGATGGGGGGCTGGCCGGGCCGGGCCGCGCGCTGGATCTGGCGTGTGGCACCGGGGGTTTCACGCGGGAGTTGCGCGCGGCGGGCTGGGATGTGACGGGCCTGGATTTCAGTGAGGCGATGCTGGCCGAGGCGCGCGTGCGTCTGCCGGGCGTGCCGTTCGTGCAGGGGGACCTGCGGACCTTCGACCTGGGGGAGCGGTTTGGGCTGGTCACGTGCGTGTTCGATAGCCTGAACAACCTCCTGACGCCGGGGGATCTGGGCGCGGCGCTGGCTCGGGCGCGGGCGCACCTGAGTCCCGGCGGGCTGCTGGCGTTCGACGTGAACACCCGCCTGGGCGTGCGGGAACTGTGGGAGGGGGACGCCATCGAGGGCCTGGCCCCACTGCCGGACGGCGGCGAGGTCCACTACCACTGGTCGCACCACTACGACGCGGAGGCGGATGTGGGCGTGGTGCAGGCGTTCTGCCGGGTGGACGAGCAGGAGTTCGTGGAGACGCACCGTGAGCGCGGGTACGACCCGGCCGACCTGGAGCCCCTGCTGGGGGCGGCGGGGTTCGCGCGGTGGGAGATCGTGGAGTACCCGGATTACGCGCCGCCGGAACCGGACGCGCCGCGCGTGTGGGTGTTCGCCTGGGCAGGTGAAGCGTGA
- a CDS encoding type IV pilin protein, translating into MRAIGKMTQGFTLIELLIVVAIIGILAAVLTPNLVSARNKAHDGAAMGYGRHMLAYATSWLTNDPKNKVADMPSDCNDTAYVAEGASSSLPVSVQTCEVVKLSAGAYGVKVKSLSGNEYTFSN; encoded by the coding sequence ATGAGGGCAATCGGTAAAATGACACAAGGCTTCACCCTGATCGAGCTGCTCATCGTCGTTGCCATCATCGGCATTCTGGCCGCCGTCCTGACACCCAACCTGGTCAGCGCCCGCAACAAGGCCCACGACGGGGCTGCCATGGGCTACGGGCGGCACATGCTGGCCTACGCCACGTCCTGGTTGACGAACGACCCGAAGAACAAGGTCGCCGACATGCCCAGCGACTGCAACGACACGGCCTATGTTGCCGAAGGGGCGTCTTCCAGTCTGCCCGTCTCCGTGCAAACCTGCGAAGTCGTGAAGCTCAGTGCCGGTGCCTACGGCGTGAAGGTCAAATCGCTTTCCGGAAACGAATACACCTTCAGCAATTAA
- a CDS encoding prepilin-type N-terminal cleavage/methylation domain-containing protein, translating to MKNTTQGFTLIELLIVIAIIGILAAVLIPNLLSARTKANESAAQSFVRNTLTAVETKRDSVSGKLDTSITDCKVAQEKTEEPAGVTSCTIIYGTKDNYGVTLAMQDGKTFFNYDGVNIAKGAAAITTADLK from the coding sequence ATGAAGAACACCACCCAAGGCTTCACCCTGATCGAGCTGCTCATCGTCATCGCCATCATCGGCATCCTGGCCGCCGTCCTGATCCCCAACCTGCTCAGCGCCCGCACCAAGGCCAACGAGAGCGCCGCCCAGAGCTTCGTGCGCAACACGCTGACCGCCGTGGAAACCAAGCGCGATAGCGTCAGCGGTAAACTGGACACCAGTATCACGGACTGCAAGGTGGCGCAGGAAAAGACCGAAGAGCCTGCCGGTGTCACCAGCTGCACGATCATCTACGGCACCAAGGATAACTATGGCGTGACGCTCGCCATGCAGGACGGCAAGACCTTCTTCAACTACGATGGGGTCAACATCGCGAAAGGCGCTGCAGCCATCACTACCGCTGACCTCAAGTAA
- the dnaB gene encoding replicative DNA helicase, translating to MELTPRVPPHSNDAEISVLGSILLDNDTLNSLGDTVTPEMFYREGHRKIFTAMRTLQERGEPVDLVTLSEDLRVKGMLDEVGGLTYLIGLSDQVPTAAYAEHYARIVQEKATLRSLISASGKAMQLAYEAQLPLEDLLDRAEKMIFEVAEQKKKGEAFQAMNEVVTETFEYITLLHQNKGIPDGVSTGFRDLDEQISGLQKGSLNVLAARPSMGKTAFALSIAQNVALRGEKAVAVFSLEMPAVQLALRMLCSEARVDMNRIRSGQLNERDFERLAHAAGRLADAPMIIDDEADLTLNNLRSKLRRIAAQHGRLGLVVIDYLQLMSGSKGGGGTENRQQEISTISRGLKGLAREMEVPIIVLSQLSRAVEQRPNHRPMLSDLRESGAIEQDADIVMFIYRDEYYNKETDQQGIAEIIVGKQRNGPVGTVKLQFHSAHVRFNDLAPEGV from the coding sequence TTGGAACTCACGCCACGCGTTCCGCCGCACAGCAACGACGCTGAGATCAGCGTGCTGGGCAGCATCCTACTGGACAACGACACCCTGAACTCGCTGGGCGACACGGTCACGCCGGAGATGTTCTACCGCGAAGGGCACCGCAAGATCTTCACCGCCATGCGCACCCTGCAGGAGCGCGGCGAGCCGGTGGATCTGGTCACCCTCAGCGAGGACCTGCGCGTCAAGGGCATGCTCGACGAGGTGGGCGGCCTGACGTACCTGATCGGCCTGTCGGATCAGGTGCCGACCGCTGCGTACGCCGAGCACTACGCGCGGATCGTGCAGGAGAAGGCCACGCTGCGGTCGCTGATCAGCGCGTCCGGGAAGGCCATGCAGCTGGCGTACGAGGCGCAGCTGCCGCTGGAGGACCTGCTGGACCGCGCGGAGAAGATGATCTTCGAGGTCGCCGAGCAGAAGAAGAAGGGCGAGGCGTTCCAGGCGATGAACGAGGTCGTCACCGAGACCTTCGAGTACATCACGCTGCTGCACCAGAACAAGGGCATCCCCGACGGCGTCAGCACGGGTTTCCGTGACCTGGACGAGCAGATCTCTGGGTTGCAGAAGGGCAGCCTGAACGTGCTGGCCGCCCGGCCTTCGATGGGGAAGACGGCGTTCGCGCTGTCCATCGCGCAGAACGTCGCGCTGCGCGGCGAGAAGGCGGTCGCGGTGTTCAGCCTGGAAATGCCTGCCGTGCAGCTCGCGCTGCGCATGCTGTGCAGCGAGGCGCGTGTGGACATGAACCGCATCCGTTCGGGTCAGCTGAACGAACGGGATTTCGAGCGGCTGGCGCACGCGGCCGGGCGACTGGCGGACGCGCCGATGATCATCGACGACGAGGCGGACCTGACGCTGAACAACCTGCGCAGCAAACTCCGGCGGATCGCGGCGCAGCACGGGCGGCTGGGTCTGGTGGTCATCGACTACCTGCAGCTCATGTCGGGCAGCAAGGGCGGCGGCGGCACCGAGAACCGCCAGCAGGAGATCAGCACCATCTCGCGCGGCCTGAAGGGACTGGCGCGCGAGATGGAGGTCCCGATCATCGTGCTGTCGCAGTTGTCGCGCGCCGTCGAGCAGCGCCCCAACCACCGCCCGATGCTGTCGGACCTGCGTGAGTCGGGCGCGATCGAGCAGGACGCGGACATCGTGATGTTCATCTACCGCGACGAGTACTACAACAAGGAGACCGATCAGCAGGGCATCGCGGAGATCATCGTCGGCAAGCAGCGCAACGGTCCGGTCGGTACGGTGAAGTTGCAGTTTCACAGCGCGCACGTCCGCTTCAACGACCTCGCGCCGGAGGGCGTGTAA